A single genomic interval of Alistipes provencensis harbors:
- a CDS encoding DegT/DnrJ/EryC1/StrS family aminotransferase: MAQNRIYLCLAHMSGKEQQFIKEAFDTNWVVPLGPNVNAFEEDLKQFTGGNKEVVALASGTAAVHLALLACGVGPGDEVIVQSFTFCASSHPVTYLGATPVFVDSEAETWNMDPTLLEKAIKERIAKTGKKPKAIVPVALYGMPYKIDEIMAIADKYDIPVIEDAAEGFGSKFDGQVLGTFGQYGVLSFNGNKMITTSGGGALICPDAEVKKEIMFYATQAREAYPYYQHEHIGYNYRMSNICAGIGRGQMTVADDHIVHHKHVCQLYKELLAGVEGIELHENPSPRYDSNYWLCTILLAPTLHVRGEEHAYETAIQGAVGGAAGVTHEAKTLHTDCEPNTNVEAMRMALDAAGIESRPLWKPMHLQPVYAKNPAYVNGVSESLFKQGLCLPSGPYVSDEDVHYIVDQIKENIVR; this comes from the coding sequence ATGGCACAAAACAGAATTTACCTCTGCTTGGCCCATATGTCAGGCAAGGAACAGCAATTTATCAAAGAGGCATTCGATACGAACTGGGTGGTTCCATTGGGTCCGAATGTCAATGCTTTCGAAGAGGACCTGAAACAATTCACCGGCGGCAACAAAGAGGTCGTCGCGCTCGCGTCCGGCACAGCCGCTGTGCATCTGGCCCTGCTGGCCTGCGGAGTAGGGCCGGGCGATGAGGTAATAGTACAGAGTTTTACATTCTGTGCCTCTTCTCATCCTGTGACTTACCTTGGCGCCACTCCGGTTTTCGTCGACTCTGAAGCTGAAACATGGAACATGGACCCAACTTTGCTTGAAAAGGCTATCAAAGAACGTATCGCAAAGACCGGTAAGAAACCGAAGGCGATCGTTCCGGTTGCACTATACGGCATGCCTTACAAAATCGACGAGATTATGGCGATTGCCGATAAATACGACATTCCCGTCATTGAAGATGCCGCCGAAGGTTTCGGTTCAAAGTTCGACGGGCAGGTCCTCGGAACGTTCGGCCAATATGGTGTTCTATCGTTCAACGGCAATAAGATGATCACTACATCGGGTGGTGGGGCATTGATTTGCCCGGATGCCGAGGTGAAAAAAGAGATCATGTTCTACGCTACACAGGCTCGTGAAGCATATCCTTATTATCAGCACGAACACATCGGCTACAACTATCGAATGTCAAACATATGCGCCGGAATCGGCCGTGGCCAAATGACCGTTGCTGATGACCACATCGTCCATCACAAACACGTCTGCCAACTCTATAAAGAGCTATTGGCCGGAGTGGAAGGAATTGAACTCCATGAGAATCCGTCACCTCGTTATGACAGCAACTATTGGCTCTGTACGATTCTGCTTGCCCCCACACTACACGTCAGAGGCGAGGAGCATGCTTACGAAACAGCCATACAAGGAGCCGTAGGCGGAGCAGCCGGAGTTACGCACGAAGCGAAGACGTTGCATACCGACTGTGAGCCGAACACGAACGTCGAGGCGATGCGTATGGCATTGGATGCCGCAGGAATCGAATCGCGCCCCTTGTGGAAACCGATGCATTTGCAGCCAGTTTATGCAAAGAATCCGGCTTATGTGAACGGCGTAAGTGAATCCTTATTCAAACAGGGGCTGTGCTTGCCCAGCGGTCCCTATGTGTCGGATGAGGATGTACATTATATCGTCGACCAGATTAAGGAAAACATTGTCAGATAA
- a CDS encoding sugar transferase, with amino-acid sequence MKYLFDRTASLVGLLVLWPILIVISLLIKMKMPGGPVIFKQRRVGRNGKLFTMYKFRSMTVCHSGSSVSVAGESRITPFGSILRKYKLDELPELWNVLKGDMSFVGPRPDVPGYADRLQGEDRLILKLRPGITGPASLKYANEEEILALVSNPVKYNDEVIFPDKVRINLNYYHKHTFWGDIRLIFQTIFRSYELAEIPK; translated from the coding sequence ATGAAATACCTTTTTGACCGGACGGCTTCATTGGTCGGGCTGTTGGTTCTTTGGCCTATATTGATAGTTATCTCCCTCTTGATCAAAATGAAGATGCCGGGAGGTCCGGTGATTTTCAAGCAGCGACGTGTAGGCCGGAATGGGAAACTCTTTACGATGTATAAGTTCCGGTCGATGACCGTCTGCCATTCGGGAAGTTCTGTATCTGTGGCCGGAGAGAGTCGAATCACACCATTTGGAAGTATCTTGAGAAAGTATAAACTAGACGAACTTCCGGAACTTTGGAATGTTCTGAAAGGCGACATGAGCTTTGTCGGGCCCCGTCCTGATGTCCCGGGATATGCGGATCGACTTCAGGGCGAAGATCGTCTCATTCTGAAACTTCGCCCCGGAATCACAGGTCCGGCCTCGCTGAAATATGCCAATGAAGAGGAAATCTTGGCTTTGGTTTCCAATCCGGTGAAATATAACGATGAGGTAATTTTTCCGGATAAAGTACGAATCAACCTCAATTACTACCATAAACATACATTCTGGGGTGATATCCGATTGATTTTTCAGACAATATTCCGATCCTATGAATTAGCGGAAATACCTAAATAA
- a CDS encoding acyltransferase, whose product MAQRETVASFLWRKVRKTPPPYYCYYSLLTILLKPVRKWFSAVFIPSIPFNGLRVQCYRWCGYKIGKNTFIGMRCYFDDMCFDLIEIGENVTISYGVYFACHGKNQGHHKITIQDGAYIGMRASVIARTDIEIGKHAIIGAQTLVDKTIPANRTAVGIPCRILPDKN is encoded by the coding sequence ATGGCTCAGAGAGAGACAGTAGCCTCTTTTCTTTGGCGTAAAGTCAGAAAAACTCCCCCCCCCTATTATTGTTACTATTCACTCCTCACCATTTTATTGAAGCCGGTACGGAAATGGTTTTCTGCGGTATTTATTCCTTCCATACCGTTCAATGGTCTGCGTGTACAATGTTATAGGTGGTGCGGCTATAAAATCGGAAAGAACACATTCATCGGCATGCGTTGTTATTTCGATGATATGTGCTTTGATCTCATAGAAATCGGTGAGAATGTCACTATCTCTTATGGCGTCTATTTTGCTTGTCATGGTAAAAACCAAGGACACCATAAAATTACGATTCAAGATGGTGCTTATATCGGTATGAGAGCCTCGGTGATAGCACGGACCGATATCGAAATCGGTAAACACGCCATTATCGGGGCACAGACATTGGTCGATAAAACTATTCCGGCCAATCGCACTGCTGTCGGTATTCCCTGCCGTATTTTACCCGACAAAAACTAA
- a CDS encoding glycosyltransferase family 2 protein: MLSVICPIYNEEKYIRQCIDSVLSQDYPYNDLEVLFVDGMSTDCTRAIVTEYTKQYSHIRLIDNPHKIVPRAMNIGIHASKGNIIIRLDAHASYQPDYFSVLYRYSCELRVENVGVVCKTDVLNKTPKTLAIREVLSNKFGVGNSAFRTGINQIMEVDTVPFGCWPRSVFDRYGLYDERLIRNQDIELNKRIKHGGGKIVIVPDTYCTYLARETFSGLAKNNFGNGKWNILTVYYTGQLRSLSLRHFIPLIFLISLILPVLVSFIWPPLGLVAILSIVGYLFAVGTISGMLAHRKGLHFGYLLWSFIVLHLSYGWGSLCGLISVIFNKK, from the coding sequence ATGTTAAGTGTTATATGCCCAATCTACAATGAGGAAAAATACATTCGTCAGTGCATAGACTCTGTATTATCACAGGACTATCCATACAACGATCTGGAGGTACTCTTTGTGGATGGTATGAGCACTGATTGTACTCGGGCGATCGTCACTGAATACACTAAACAATATTCGCATATTCGGTTGATTGACAATCCCCATAAGATTGTTCCGCGTGCAATGAATATTGGTATACATGCTTCAAAAGGTAATATAATCATTCGCCTTGATGCTCATGCGAGTTATCAACCTGACTATTTTTCTGTTTTATATCGATATTCGTGTGAACTTCGTGTTGAAAATGTTGGCGTGGTCTGTAAAACAGACGTTTTGAATAAAACACCAAAGACTTTGGCGATTCGGGAAGTATTGAGTAATAAATTTGGAGTTGGAAACTCTGCATTCAGAACCGGGATTAATCAAATTATGGAGGTCGATACAGTTCCATTTGGTTGCTGGCCTCGTAGTGTGTTTGATAGATATGGATTATATGACGAGCGCTTAATTCGCAATCAAGACATTGAGCTAAATAAGCGAATAAAGCATGGCGGAGGTAAAATCGTAATCGTTCCGGACACCTATTGCACTTATTTGGCACGCGAAACGTTCAGTGGATTGGCAAAGAATAATTTTGGAAACGGCAAGTGGAACATTCTGACTGTTTATTACACAGGACAGTTGCGGTCGCTCTCCTTGCGCCATTTTATCCCGTTGATTTTTCTCATATCACTCATATTGCCGGTACTTGTGTCATTCATTTGGCCACCATTAGGATTGGTCGCTATTTTATCAATCGTAGGATATTTATTTGCAGTAGGGACAATTAGTGGAATGCTCGCACATAGAAAAGGCTTGCATTTTGGTTATCTTTTATGGAGTTTTATCGTTTTACATCTATCCTATGGATGGGGCTCGTTGTGCGGACTCATTAGCGTAATATTTAACAAAAAATAA
- a CDS encoding polysaccharide deacetylase family protein: MVKIALMYHDLYIQSGTESGFQNESAFQYKIQVDEFEKHVKAVVDYCREHIEIQVDFTFDDGGVSFLTLAAPILEKYGLKGTFFISTEYINTPLFLTSAQLQELSDRGHHIGSHAHSHKPLTALSENEITKEWANSVNLIKPYITANISASIPNGDENSIVRKRALEAGINKLYTSVPTTQVKRSYGVPIFGRYVIYQGMTSTDVIAIISNKHHRNKLFLKWKLLSLSKNILGNKYNKIKVLLFKRN; the protein is encoded by the coding sequence ATGGTAAAAATAGCGCTGATGTATCACGATTTATATATTCAGTCGGGTACAGAGAGTGGATTCCAAAACGAAAGTGCTTTCCAATATAAAATTCAAGTAGATGAGTTCGAAAAGCATGTTAAAGCAGTAGTTGATTATTGCCGTGAACATATAGAAATACAAGTTGATTTTACATTTGATGATGGAGGTGTGTCATTTTTAACTTTAGCAGCTCCGATATTGGAAAAATATGGTCTCAAAGGAACATTTTTCATTAGTACAGAATATATAAATACACCTCTTTTTCTAACATCAGCTCAACTGCAAGAGCTATCAGACAGAGGGCATCATATAGGGTCACATGCTCACTCTCATAAACCGTTAACAGCATTATCAGAAAATGAGATCACAAAAGAGTGGGCAAATTCTGTTAATTTAATAAAACCATATATAACAGCGAATATTAGTGCATCCATACCTAATGGAGATGAAAATTCAATCGTGAGGAAAAGGGCTTTAGAAGCAGGAATAAATAAGCTTTATACCTCTGTTCCTACCACTCAAGTAAAGCGTTCCTATGGAGTACCCATATTCGGGCGTTATGTAATATATCAAGGCATGACTTCAACAGATGTTATTGCAATTATCTCCAACAAACATCACCGAAATAAACTATTTCTTAAATGGAAATTGTTGTCTTTGTCCAAAAATATTTTAGGAAATAAATATAATAAGATCAAAGTATTGTTATTTAAGCGCAATTAA
- a CDS encoding GNAT family N-acetyltransferase, with protein MYKFTICEENDIPWTQIESCSDSNIFHTRDWMKFLIVCKGLKPFVVRIYLEEKLIGFFIGYKFKKIGLNIIGSPFEGWTTSYQGICSLYSLNKKQRISIYKKFSEFCLKYCILLQFSDWNLDNQDAIGHFKNFNFQSSYYLDLSPDIDILFKSFKQKSCQYAIHKAQKLGVKIQVPEHLHEFAEEYYNELVDVFSKQGLTPTYSVDHVKYLLDNVSPCHRILLEARHPETNICIATIIFIYHNHMAFYWGAASYRAYQKYCPNELLMFEAIKLMKEAGISLLEMEGIRPYKEKYNPIQYSKPQILIAKYPFVIPMKNFAKKAFYSIRKFKK; from the coding sequence ATGTACAAATTTACAATCTGCGAAGAGAATGATATTCCATGGACTCAAATAGAATCTTGTTCGGATTCTAATATTTTCCATACAAGAGATTGGATGAAATTCTTGATTGTATGTAAAGGTTTGAAACCGTTTGTTGTCCGAATTTATCTCGAAGAAAAACTCATTGGTTTCTTTATTGGATATAAGTTCAAAAAAATTGGTTTGAATATCATTGGGTCTCCATTTGAAGGCTGGACAACAAGTTATCAAGGAATATGTTCGTTATATTCACTCAATAAAAAACAACGTATCTCTATTTACAAGAAATTTTCTGAGTTTTGTTTAAAATACTGTATTCTTCTTCAGTTTTCAGACTGGAATTTAGACAACCAAGATGCAATAGGTCATTTTAAAAACTTTAATTTCCAAAGCAGTTATTATTTGGATCTTTCTCCTGATATTGATATTCTTTTCAAAAGTTTTAAACAGAAATCATGTCAATATGCTATCCACAAGGCGCAAAAATTGGGAGTTAAAATTCAAGTTCCAGAGCACCTCCATGAATTTGCTGAAGAATATTATAATGAATTAGTTGATGTTTTCTCTAAACAAGGTTTAACTCCCACTTATTCAGTCGATCACGTCAAGTATTTACTTGATAATGTATCGCCATGTCATCGTATTTTGTTGGAAGCTAGACACCCTGAAACCAATATATGTATAGCTACAATCATATTTATTTACCATAACCATATGGCTTTTTATTGGGGAGCGGCAAGTTACCGAGCTTATCAGAAATATTGTCCCAATGAATTGCTAATGTTTGAAGCTATTAAACTAATGAAGGAAGCCGGGATATCCCTATTGGAAATGGAAGGTATTCGACCATACAAAGAAAAATATAATCCTATCCAATATTCCAAACCTCAAATTTTAATTGCAAAATATCCATTTGTTATACCTATGAAAAATTTTGCAAAAAAAGCTTTTTATTCTATCAGAAAGTTCAAAAAATAG
- a CDS encoding glycosyltransferase, with amino-acid sequence MEPIKVSVIIPSYKPQDYLWECLKSIQIQTMPQEEFEVILILNGCREPYSKKIELFISKHSIGNLTMLQTDTPGVSNARNIGIDNARGEFLTFIDDDDYISPTYLQELYNIAKDGITPVSNVIAFNHVTREYETNYLTECYKNLHNKNKITIMQARSYMSVPVAKILSKNAIGIRRFDPRFKVGEDGLFMFQISNKIKILKAASPNCVYYRRNRDGSAINRLRPRGQRLKNNLNLIINYTRYYLQDIRHYNILFYISRLIAEMISMTFAVRGKIQQ; translated from the coding sequence TTGGAACCAATAAAGGTCTCTGTCATAATTCCCTCCTATAAACCTCAGGATTATTTATGGGAATGCCTTAAATCTATACAAATTCAAACAATGCCGCAGGAGGAGTTTGAAGTGATTCTTATTTTAAATGGATGTCGTGAACCGTATTCTAAAAAAATAGAATTATTCATATCAAAGCATTCTATAGGAAACCTAACAATGCTTCAAACAGATACTCCAGGCGTTTCAAATGCTCGAAATATAGGTATTGATAACGCGAGGGGAGAGTTCTTGACGTTTATCGATGATGATGATTATATTTCTCCTACTTATCTCCAAGAGTTATATAATATTGCAAAAGATGGTATAACTCCTGTGAGCAATGTAATAGCTTTCAATCATGTTACGAGGGAATATGAAACTAACTATCTCACAGAATGTTATAAAAATTTGCACAATAAAAATAAAATCACAATCATGCAAGCCCGATCCTACATGTCGGTGCCAGTTGCAAAAATCTTATCCAAAAATGCAATAGGAATACGCAGATTTGATCCGAGGTTCAAAGTCGGAGAAGATGGCTTATTCATGTTTCAGATATCCAATAAAATAAAAATATTGAAAGCGGCATCTCCAAATTGTGTATACTACCGTCGAAATCGAGATGGTTCTGCTATAAATCGCTTAAGACCAAGAGGCCAACGGTTAAAAAATAACCTTAATTTGATAATTAATTATACTAGATACTATTTACAAGATATTCGCCATTATAATATCCTTTTTTATATCTCACGCCTTATTGCAGAAATGATATCAATGACATTTGCCGTAAGAGGGAAGATTCAACAATGA
- a CDS encoding glycosyltransferase, with translation MKHRILFVGTSVNGGGAERVFINIINSLDLSKYEIKVFYTCTFEKCNINPQIPITFADKSHMRQALKQLCELIREFRPHSVFTSHGTIAYMLPIVRFLTRINFRIYTRVAVTPSEIYETSIKGKLLHYIYPLFYRKMDIVIAQTEYMRQDIIKNYGLSPQKVKVIFNLIDKDYVSAQSQKPIAENISKSEFNIIAVGALYSVKGFDILIEAITPLIKSDHNIKVRILGEERYEAGYRNYLQSLIDKKGLHENIILMGHKPNPYPYIKASDLFIMSSRTEGFPNVVLEALTLNVPVVASNCVDFNTIIYEGINGYVVEKNSIESLQNGIKRALTTSFNMSAICINNFNYNTLF, from the coding sequence ATGAAGCATAGAATCTTATTCGTTGGCACATCAGTAAATGGAGGTGGTGCAGAACGAGTATTCATTAATATTATCAATAGTTTGGACCTGTCCAAATATGAAATCAAGGTGTTTTATACTTGCACATTTGAAAAGTGTAATATTAATCCGCAGATTCCTATAACTTTTGCGGATAAATCGCATATGCGACAAGCGCTGAAACAGTTGTGTGAGTTAATACGCGAATTTCGACCTCATAGTGTATTTACCTCGCATGGCACAATCGCGTATATGTTGCCAATTGTGCGATTTTTGACAAGGATTAATTTTAGAATCTATACTCGTGTTGCTGTTACGCCTTCTGAAATATATGAAACGAGCATTAAAGGAAAGCTACTGCATTATATTTATCCGTTATTTTACAGAAAAATGGATATAGTGATTGCTCAAACCGAGTATATGCGCCAAGATATTATAAAAAATTATGGGTTATCACCTCAAAAAGTAAAGGTCATTTTCAATCTAATTGACAAAGACTATGTGAGTGCGCAATCTCAAAAACCAATTGCTGAAAATATTTCCAAGTCAGAATTTAATATAATAGCAGTAGGAGCCCTTTATTCCGTTAAAGGTTTTGATATTTTAATAGAAGCCATTACTCCATTGATTAAATCGGATCATAATATAAAGGTTAGAATCCTTGGAGAAGAACGTTATGAGGCAGGATACCGCAACTATTTACAATCTTTGATTGATAAAAAAGGTCTACATGAAAATATAATATTAATGGGGCATAAACCTAACCCCTACCCATATATCAAGGCATCAGATCTTTTCATAATGTCTTCTCGTACAGAAGGTTTCCCCAATGTAGTTCTTGAAGCACTAACGTTAAACGTGCCGGTAGTTGCTTCTAATTGTGTTGATTTCAACACAATCATATATGAGGGTATTAATGGTTATGTTGTTGAGAAAAACAGCATAGAATCCCTTCAAAATGGAATAAAAAGAGCATTGACGACTTCTTTTAATATGTCTGCCATTTGCATCAATAATTTTAATTATAACACATTGTTTTAG
- a CDS encoding O-antigen ligase family protein, with protein sequence MGKIIYILTILYIGLIPMEAITIAEDISYGRIVFILLFAASLFDISSCYKIKTTEQPHIVILFSFIFYCFISIIWSYDQDETLHRVQLLIQYMIVTVLATNVICDYKRLKWAMVAFCLGCGYIGIASLGEYQVNSAVDMSYRSEFTTGNPNENAFMINYAIIFLLIISTNLSRTKRMLNILCIIGIAIFSYFILILGSRNGIIMLATTLLFYSIPKIWKKNNLKSVLSVLILILGILYFFFALPEAVQERYLGIQDQIAENEMAGRGYIWSKIFDMLSLPDFPIIKGTGWGTFITVFSQYSGLKIGAHNFYLNLLTTTGIIGLSLVLYYLSRLFLYLKSIKIKNKSVYYLLLIIPLISMLTTNWESRKWWFIISVFIYALYRLNKTNLLPYNEA encoded by the coding sequence ATGGGGAAAATAATATATATCTTGACAATTCTATATATTGGGCTTATTCCAATGGAGGCAATCACTATTGCTGAAGATATATCTTATGGACGGATTGTATTCATTTTATTGTTTGCGGCAAGTTTATTCGATATTTCGAGTTGCTATAAAATAAAAACAACAGAGCAGCCCCACATTGTAATTTTATTTTCATTCATATTCTATTGTTTCATTTCGATCATCTGGAGTTACGATCAAGATGAGACGTTGCATAGAGTACAACTACTGATTCAATATATGATTGTCACAGTGTTGGCAACTAATGTAATATGTGATTATAAAAGGCTGAAATGGGCAATGGTAGCATTTTGTTTAGGATGCGGGTATATAGGAATTGCAAGTTTAGGGGAGTATCAAGTAAACTCGGCTGTCGATATGAGTTATCGATCTGAATTTACGACAGGAAACCCTAATGAAAATGCGTTCATGATAAATTACGCGATAATTTTTTTATTGATAATTTCAACAAATTTATCTCGTACCAAACGAATGCTTAATATACTATGTATAATAGGAATTGCAATATTCAGCTATTTCATTCTAATTTTAGGTTCGCGGAACGGTATAATAATGTTGGCAACGACATTATTATTTTATTCAATTCCGAAAATTTGGAAGAAAAATAATTTGAAGTCCGTCCTCTCTGTATTAATATTGATACTTGGAATCCTATATTTCTTTTTTGCCCTTCCGGAAGCCGTTCAGGAACGTTATTTAGGTATTCAAGATCAAATAGCAGAGAATGAAATGGCTGGACGAGGCTATATTTGGAGTAAAATATTTGATATGCTAAGCCTACCCGACTTTCCAATAATCAAAGGAACAGGATGGGGGACATTTATAACCGTTTTCTCTCAATATTCCGGTCTGAAAATTGGAGCGCATAATTTTTATCTGAATCTATTAACAACTACTGGTATAATCGGACTATCTTTAGTTTTATATTATTTATCCCGCCTGTTTTTATATCTTAAATCGATCAAGATTAAAAACAAATCAGTTTACTATCTCTTATTGATTATACCTCTTATTTCCATGCTTACAACCAATTGGGAATCTCGTAAGTGGTGGTTTATTATATCTGTATTTATATACGCATTATACCGTCTGAATAAGACTAATTTATTACCTTATAATGAAGCATAG
- a CDS encoding acyltransferase → MASTYNRPYSNKPGDHKTKLIWLALYYGLAIHLPSSYSFMGKLFRAKAIRYTICKHIFLKCGKNVNIEHGCNFGSGLEIEIGDNSGMGINCMLPSNVKIGDNVMMGPQCFFLAFNHAYKDKSKSIRSQGYTDKKVTRIGNDVWIGREVLFTPGRTVKDGTVIAARSVVCKDFASYSVIGGNPARLITTRE, encoded by the coding sequence ATGGCATCAACATATAATCGTCCATATAGTAATAAGCCAGGAGATCATAAAACTAAGCTAATATGGCTTGCATTATACTATGGCCTCGCTATACATCTTCCCAGCAGTTATAGTTTTATGGGTAAATTATTTCGAGCAAAAGCTATTCGATATACAATATGCAAACATATTTTTTTGAAGTGTGGGAAAAATGTAAATATTGAGCATGGGTGCAACTTTGGATCAGGGTTAGAAATCGAAATAGGAGATAATTCCGGCATGGGAATAAATTGTATGTTACCGTCCAATGTCAAAATAGGGGATAATGTAATGATGGGACCGCAATGTTTTTTCCTCGCGTTTAATCATGCGTATAAAGATAAATCAAAAAGTATTCGGTCACAAGGTTATACAGACAAAAAAGTTACTCGCATCGGCAATGATGTATGGATCGGTCGTGAAGTTTTATTCACTCCTGGCCGGACGGTAAAAGATGGAACTGTAATAGCAGCACGGTCTGTAGTATGTAAAGATTTTGCGTCCTATTCGGTTATAGGTGGAAATCCAGCCAGATTGATCACAACTCGAGAATAA
- a CDS encoding glycosyltransferase, which produces MGNNHNSLPTIVEIIGMGAKKYGGFEKFIIEECRQLKSMGCHLIVCFSIEPACQDYINDLKSIGGEYRVIPFKSHFQHYQAIRKLIKQYLTIAIHTNFSSCGFSAMLAAISCRVKYRIATQHCLPSLDTFKSRIIYSMETLICTKYLCVSQASTDAMCNGLWWGKKKVVTEYLGVEDFFYDKREMISKYTLAVDKIKIANVAYHNPVKGVDILLKAIDILVHKKQIANFQIVQIGGGQNPEQTETLHQLEAQLHISDYIRWIGVIDTVPELLSACDIYCQPSRSEGIPLSIMEASLANIPTIGTRVGGIVESVRNGVTGILIDKENPQQLAEAMEYLINSESLRIQMGNAAGNHARQKFQLKSNVTNLLRHYGINI; this is translated from the coding sequence ATGGGAAATAATCACAACTCGCTCCCTACAATTGTTGAAATAATCGGAATGGGAGCAAAAAAATATGGTGGATTTGAAAAATTCATCATTGAGGAATGCAGGCAGCTCAAATCGATGGGGTGCCATTTAATTGTCTGTTTTTCCATAGAACCCGCATGTCAGGATTATATCAATGACCTGAAATCTATTGGAGGTGAATATCGTGTAATACCGTTCAAAAGTCATTTTCAGCATTATCAAGCCATTCGGAAGCTGATTAAACAATATCTTACAATTGCCATACATACAAATTTTTCGAGTTGTGGGTTTTCTGCAATGTTAGCGGCGATAAGTTGCAGGGTTAAGTATCGTATTGCAACGCAGCATTGCCTTCCATCTTTGGATACATTTAAGTCTCGAATTATTTATAGTATGGAGACCTTAATATGCACAAAATATTTGTGTGTATCGCAAGCTTCTACTGATGCAATGTGCAACGGGTTGTGGTGGGGGAAGAAAAAAGTAGTAACAGAGTATCTTGGGGTTGAAGATTTTTTTTACGATAAGCGTGAAATGATTTCAAAATATACATTGGCTGTGGACAAAATAAAGATTGCCAATGTAGCCTATCATAACCCCGTTAAAGGTGTGGATATTCTCTTGAAAGCCATAGATATACTTGTTCATAAAAAGCAAATAGCAAACTTTCAAATAGTACAAATCGGCGGGGGGCAGAATCCGGAACAAACAGAAACTTTGCATCAATTGGAAGCACAATTGCACATTAGTGATTATATTCGTTGGATTGGTGTAATAGATACAGTTCCTGAATTGCTTTCCGCATGTGATATATATTGTCAGCCATCTCGTTCTGAAGGAATTCCTCTTTCTATTATGGAGGCATCTCTTGCAAATATTCCTACAATAGGGACTCGTGTCGGTGGCATTGTAGAGAGTGTTCGGAATGGTGTAACCGGAATACTTATAGACAAGGAGAACCCACAACAACTGGCTGAAGCGATGGAATATTTGATCAACTCAGAATCATTACGCATTCAAATGGGGAATGCTGCCGGGAATCATGCTCGTCAAAAATTCCAATTAAAATCTAATGTGACCAATTTGCTTCGTCATTATGGCATCAACATATAA
- a CDS encoding acyltransferase yields the protein MISFILKLIELPGKWYNCHQAHKNATFTGKAQILRHAHIRPFRGSTAKDIIIGNDFRFFSGTICSQNQGKITIGEHCHIGFDCKILCSNSINMGDYVRLADNITVCDNNNHPVNPQDRALMYKTPWDSEYRGWKYSQSAPIIIENYVWIGSNVRICKGVKIGQGAVIAACSVVTKDVPANSIAAGNPAKIVKTDIDQLPRLLSDDILEQYGK from the coding sequence ATGATTTCATTTATACTCAAACTAATAGAGTTGCCAGGCAAATGGTATAACTGCCATCAGGCTCATAAGAATGCAACATTTACTGGAAAAGCTCAAATTCTTCGTCATGCACATATACGTCCATTTAGAGGCTCAACGGCTAAAGACATCATTATTGGCAATGATTTTAGGTTTTTTTCCGGAACAATTTGTTCACAGAATCAAGGGAAAATTACAATTGGAGAGCATTGTCACATTGGATTTGATTGCAAAATATTGTGTAGCAATTCTATTAATATGGGGGATTATGTCCGTTTAGCTGATAATATTACTGTGTGCGATAATAATAATCATCCGGTCAATCCCCAAGATCGTGCATTGATGTACAAAACTCCATGGGACTCTGAATATCGCGGATGGAAATATAGTCAATCGGCTCCGATTATCATAGAGAATTATGTGTGGATTGGAAGCAATGTCCGTATTTGTAAAGGGGTAAAAATTGGACAAGGAGCAGTAATTGCTGCTTGTAGTGTCGTTACAAAAGATGTTCCTGCTAATAGTATTGCTGCTGGCAACCCTGCAAAAATAGTAAAAACAGACATAGATCAATTACCTCGGTTGCTTTCTGATGACATATTAGAACAATATGGGAAATAA